The genomic DNA GCCATGGCGAAGTCGCAGTTTGAGAGGGACAAGCCGCACGTCAACATTGGGACGATTGGTCACGTTGACCATGGGAAGACGACGTTGACGGCGGCGATGACGCGGATTTTGTCGGAGCAGGGTAGTGCGGACTACCAGGCGTTCGACAAGATCGACAAGGCGCCGGAGGAGAAAGAGCGCGGGATCACGATTTCGACGGCGCACGTGGAGTATTCCACGGAGAACCGGCACTATGCGCACGTCGACTGTCCGGGTCACGCGGACTACGTGAAGAACATGATCACGGGCGCGGCGCAGATGGACGGCGCGATTCTTGTGGTGTCGGCCGCGGACGGTGCGATGCCGCAGACGCGCGAGCACATTTTGCTGGCGCGCCAGGTGGGTGTTCCGGCGCTGGTCGTTTATCTGAACAAGTGCGATCAGGTGGACGACGAGGAGATTTTGGAGCTGGTGGAGCTCGAGGTTCGCGAGCTGCTGTCGAGTTACGACTTTGACGGCGAGGCGACGCCGGTGATCAAGGGTTCGGCGTTGACGGCGCTCGAGGGCGGTGACCAGAAGATGGGTCACGACAGCATCATCGAGTTGGTGAACGCGATCGACGAGCACATTCCGCAGCCGGAGCGTCCGCTGGACAAGCCGTTCCTGATGCCGATCGAGGACGTGTTCTCGATTTCGGGTCGCGGGACGGTTGTCACGGGCCGCGTTGAGCAGGGCAAGGTGACGACGGGCCAGCAGGTCGAGATCGTTGGCTTCAAGCCGACGCGGAAGACGACGGTGACCGGCGTGGAGATGTTCCGCAAGCTGCTGGACCAGGGCGAGGCCGGCGACAACGTTGGCACGCTGTTGCGCGGGATTGCGCGCGACGACGTGCAGCGCGGTCAGGTGCTGGCGGAGCCGGGTTCGATCACGCCGCACACGAAGTTCACGGCCGAGGCGTATATTCTGAACAAGGACGAGGGCGGTCGTCACACGCCGTTCTTCTCCAACTATCGGCCGCAGTTCTTCTTCCGGACGACGGACGTGACGGGCGTGGTGCAGCTGCACGAGGGCACCGAGATGGTGATGCCGGGCGACAACGCGGCGATGGACGTCGAGCTGATCGCGCCCGTCGCCATGGAGGAAGGCCTGCGCTTCGCCATCCGCGAAGGCGGCAAAACCGTCGGCGCCGGCGTCGTCTCCAAAATCATCGAGTAAAATCGTCTTCGACGGCGGGGCCGCACCGCCGGTGAGCCGGCGGTGCGGCCCTTGCTTCGCGACAAACGGATGGCGGCAATGGAAAGCCAGAACATTCGCATCCGCTTGAAGGCCTTCGAACACCGGGTGCTCGACAACTCGACCTCGGAGATCGTGAACACGGCCAAGCGGACCGGCGCTCGCGTGCGGGGTCCCATCCCGCTGCCCACGCGCATCGAGCGGTACACGCTGCTGCGGGGGCCGCATATTCACAAGAAGAGCCGCGAGCAGTTCGAAATCCGCACCCACAAGCGGTTGCTCGACATCGTCGACCCCACGCCGCAGACCGTGGACGCTTTGATGAAGCTGGACCTTGCGGCCGGCGTGGACGTCGAGATCAAGCTGAAGGGCTGATGCCATGCGCACAGGCGTGCTCGCACAAAAGGTCGGCATGACCCGTATCTTCGACGAGCAGGGCCGGCACGTTCCGGTGACCGTGCTCCAGCTCGACGAGTGCCAGGTCGTGGACATCCGGACCGAGGACAAGGACGGCTACAACGCCGTTCAGGTCGGGGCCGGCCGTGCGAAGGCCAAGAACACGACAAAGCCCATGCGGGGGCACTTCGCCAAGGCGAAGGTAAAGCCGAAGGCCAAGCTGGGTGAGTTCCGGGTTGCCCCGGATGCCCTGCTGGAACCGGGCCAGGAACTGACTGCGAATCACTTCGTTCCCGGCCAGTACGTCGACGTCAGCGGGAAGTCCTTCGGCCGGGGCTTCACCGGCGTCATCAAGCGGCACAACTTCGGCGGCCTGCGGGCCACGCACGGCGTTTCGGCGGTGCACCGCTCGATGGGCTCGACCGGTCAGATGCAGGATCCGGGTCGCGTCTTCAAAGGCAAGAAGATGCCGGGCCGCATGGGTGACCGCACGGTGACCACCCAGAACCTGAAGATTGTGTCGGTGGATGAGAGCCGCAACCTGCTGCTCGTGCAGGGCAATGTGCCCGGCAAGGAAGGTGGCTGGCTGCGCGTCCGCGACGCCGTGAAGAAGACGCGTCCGGAGACGGCACCCTATCCGGCGGCGACGGCTGGCGCGGAAGCGCAGAGCGGCGAGGCCAGTGAGGGATGACGGCCATGAAGTGGGCAGTAACCACGCTGGACAACGAGACGGCCGGCGAGATCGAGCTGAACGAGGCCGTCTTCGGGCAGCCGCTGCGTAAGGACATCCTGGCGCGCGTGGTTGAATGGCAGCTGGCGCGGCGCCGAAACGGAACCGCTTTCACCAAGTCGCAGAGCCAGGTAAGCGGCTCGGGCAAGAAGATCTACCGCCAGAAGGGCACCGGCCGCGCACGGCACGGGGCACGCCGGGCGAACATCTTCCGCGGCGGGGGTGTCGCGCACGGCCCGAAACCGCGGGATCACAGCTTCTCGCTGCCGAAGAAGGTGCGCCGGCTGGGTCTGAAGGTCGCCCTGTCCGCCAAGGCCAGCGAGGGCAAGCTGATCGTGCTCGATCAGGCGGTCGCCGACAGCCCCAAGACCAAGGCACTGCAGCAGCGCCTGAAGGGCCTGGGCGTAAGTGGCGCACTCGTGGTCGGTGGCGACGAGTTGGACGAGAACTTCTCGCTCGCCGCGCGGAACATGAAGGATGTCGACATCCTGCCGCAGAGCGGCGCGAATGTGCACGACATTCTTCGCCACGATCAGCTCGTGCTGACGACAGACGCCGTGCAAGCGCTGGAGGCGCGCCTGACATGAGCCACGTGCGACCGCACAAGCCCAGCGAGGTTTCGCTGTCGCGGACGCGCATGTACGACATCGTGCGCGAGCCCGTGATCACCGAGAAGTCCACGATGGGCGCGGAGAACAACGAGGTCACCTTCCGGGTGCCGCTGGAGGCCAGCAAGCCGGAAATCCGGAAGGCGGTCGAGTTCCTCTTCAACGTCCGCGTCACGGCCGTGAACACGCTTCGCCACAAGGGCAAGCGCAAGCGCTTTCGCGGCATTCACGGCAAGCGGGCGGACACCAAGAAGGCGTTCGTGACGCTGGCCGAGGGCTACAGCATCGACGTAACGACGGGGATCTAAGCCATGGCGCTGAAGAGCTACAACCCGGTCACGCCAAGCCAGCGTCAGCTGATCACCGTCAGCAAGCGGGATCTGTGGTCCGGGCCGCCCGTCAAGAAGCTGACGGAAGGGCTGACGAAGAGTGGCGGCCGCAACAACGCCGGGCGGATGACGACGCGTCGCCGGGGCGGCGGGCACAAGCGCACGTACCGCATCATCGACTTCAAGCGCAAGAAGATGGACGTGGCCGCGACCGTCGAGCGCCTGGAGTACGATCCGAACCGGTCCGCCTTCATCGCGTTGATTCAGTACGACGACGGCGAGCAGGCCTATATCCTGGCGCCGCAGCGGCTGAAGGCCGGCGACCGCGTCGTCTCGAAGGACAAGGCCGATGTGAAACCCGGCAACGCGATGCCCCTGAAGGGCATGCCGATCGGGACGATCATCCACAACGTCGAGATGAAGCCCGGCAAGGGCGGGCAGCTGGCCCGGGCCGCCGGCTCGTACGTCCAGTTGGTCGGCCGCGACGCCGGCTACGCACTGCTCCGCCTGGCCTCGGGCGAGGTGCGGATGGTTCGCGGCGAC from Limimonas halophila includes the following:
- the rplD gene encoding 50S ribosomal protein L4 — protein: MKWAVTTLDNETAGEIELNEAVFGQPLRKDILARVVEWQLARRRNGTAFTKSQSQVSGSGKKIYRQKGTGRARHGARRANIFRGGGVAHGPKPRDHSFSLPKKVRRLGLKVALSAKASEGKLIVLDQAVADSPKTKALQQRLKGLGVSGALVVGGDELDENFSLAARNMKDVDILPQSGANVHDILRHDQLVLTTDAVQALEARLT
- the tuf gene encoding elongation factor Tu, producing the protein MAKSQFERDKPHVNIGTIGHVDHGKTTLTAAMTRILSEQGSADYQAFDKIDKAPEEKERGITISTAHVEYSTENRHYAHVDCPGHADYVKNMITGAAQMDGAILVVSAADGAMPQTREHILLARQVGVPALVVYLNKCDQVDDEEILELVELEVRELLSSYDFDGEATPVIKGSALTALEGGDQKMGHDSIIELVNAIDEHIPQPERPLDKPFLMPIEDVFSISGRGTVVTGRVEQGKVTTGQQVEIVGFKPTRKTTVTGVEMFRKLLDQGEAGDNVGTLLRGIARDDVQRGQVLAEPGSITPHTKFTAEAYILNKDEGGRHTPFFSNYRPQFFFRTTDVTGVVQLHEGTEMVMPGDNAAMDVELIAPVAMEEGLRFAIREGGKTVGAGVVSKIIE
- the rplC gene encoding 50S ribosomal protein L3; amino-acid sequence: MRTGVLAQKVGMTRIFDEQGRHVPVTVLQLDECQVVDIRTEDKDGYNAVQVGAGRAKAKNTTKPMRGHFAKAKVKPKAKLGEFRVAPDALLEPGQELTANHFVPGQYVDVSGKSFGRGFTGVIKRHNFGGLRATHGVSAVHRSMGSTGQMQDPGRVFKGKKMPGRMGDRTVTTQNLKIVSVDESRNLLLVQGNVPGKEGGWLRVRDAVKKTRPETAPYPAATAGAEAQSGEASEG
- the rplB gene encoding 50S ribosomal protein L2, with product MALKSYNPVTPSQRQLITVSKRDLWSGPPVKKLTEGLTKSGGRNNAGRMTTRRRGGGHKRTYRIIDFKRKKMDVAATVERLEYDPNRSAFIALIQYDDGEQAYILAPQRLKAGDRVVSKDKADVKPGNAMPLKGMPIGTIIHNVEMKPGKGGQLARAAGSYVQLVGRDAGYALLRLASGEVRMVRGDCRATVGAVSNPAHANVNRGKAGRSRWLGKRPEVRGVSMNPIDHPHGGGEGRTAGGRHPVNPQGKPTKGYKTRSNKRSDALIVRRRHAKRK
- the rpsJ gene encoding 30S ribosomal protein S10 — protein: MESQNIRIRLKAFEHRVLDNSTSEIVNTAKRTGARVRGPIPLPTRIERYTLLRGPHIHKKSREQFEIRTHKRLLDIVDPTPQTVDALMKLDLAAGVDVEIKLKG
- a CDS encoding 50S ribosomal protein L23 is translated as MSHVRPHKPSEVSLSRTRMYDIVREPVITEKSTMGAENNEVTFRVPLEASKPEIRKAVEFLFNVRVTAVNTLRHKGKRKRFRGIHGKRADTKKAFVTLAEGYSIDVTTGI